Proteins from one Candidatus Desulfovibrio trichonymphae genomic window:
- a CDS encoding energy-coupling factor transporter transmembrane component T family protein has protein sequence MFDQPFVHDCPIQAIDPRVRLGLAGLVAVCFATLQQPTSCMLGLALGACLLASACPPFIPFARRFAAVNCFVLFFCCLIPFTEPGETFTVFNLIPVSARGVHLALLTTLKANAVFFVFQALAATMHPSTAGYALQGIGCPPKLVFLFLLTGRYVNLLAEEWQTLNVAARLRGFMPRASLHAWRTLACLLGLLLVRSYDRSLRVCEAMRLRAFSGRFTTVTVFRTRYVDAVFALVVLLYITGIALTEAGVFHG, from the coding sequence GTGTTTGATCAACCGTTTGTCCACGACTGCCCGATACAGGCTATTGACCCGCGTGTGCGCCTCGGGCTTGCGGGCCTTGTCGCCGTATGCTTTGCCACGCTGCAGCAACCGACCTCCTGCATGCTTGGCCTCGCGCTCGGTGCATGCCTGCTTGCGTCTGCCTGCCCGCCTTTCATCCCTTTTGCCCGTCGTTTTGCTGCGGTAAATTGTTTTGTTCTTTTTTTTTGCTGTCTGATTCCCTTTACCGAACCAGGAGAAACGTTCACTGTATTCAATCTGATACCTGTCAGCGCGCGAGGCGTGCATCTTGCCCTGCTGACAACACTCAAGGCAAACGCCGTTTTCTTTGTTTTTCAGGCGCTTGCGGCCACCATGCATCCTTCCACCGCGGGCTATGCCCTTCAGGGCATAGGCTGTCCGCCAAAGCTGGTTTTTCTCTTTTTACTCACAGGGCGTTATGTGAATCTGCTGGCAGAAGAATGGCAGACTCTTAACGTGGCCGCACGTCTGCGCGGTTTTATGCCCCGCGCGAGCCTGCATGCTTGGCGCACGCTGGCCTGCCTGCTGGGACTTTTGCTGGTGCGCAGTTATGATCGTTCCCTGCGTGTCTGCGAAGCTATGCGTTTACGGGCTTTCAGCGGCAGGTTTACTACCGTGACGGTTTTCAGAACGCGCTATGTGGATGCGGTTTTTGCACTTGTTGTGCTGCTTTACATAACCGGCATCGCGCTGACGGAAGCGGGGGTGTTTCATGGCTGA
- a CDS encoding glycosyltransferase family 4 protein: MKIIVLGNQARALANFWSVLIHRMLRDGHEVVCCVPDGDAKSGETSRTTGARFIHYTLDRKGLNPLRDLWTLVDLTRLFKKERPEMLFASTIKPVIYGCMAARLARVPHIYAAITGLGYAFEADNFFKKCVNQLGVRLYRLALRGAEGVFFQNQDDVAEFRRLDILASGARVLMSRGTGVDIQRFAQAPQPPLPPIFLLIGRLLEAKGLSEYADAASVLKARYPTVRFQVLGPPEQGLGSVSLARMRAWEEAGDLEYLGETADVRPYIAAAHVLVLPSWREGTPTSIMEGMSMGRPAVVTDAPGCREVVRDGINGRLTPLRDPEALARAMETYILYPENIVRMGATGRAMAVQEFDAEKVAARMLCDMNVNAGVTS; this comes from the coding sequence ATGAAAATTATTGTTCTCGGTAATCAGGCAAGAGCATTGGCCAATTTCTGGAGTGTGCTCATACACAGGATGCTGCGGGACGGTCATGAAGTTGTCTGCTGCGTTCCTGACGGCGATGCAAAATCCGGCGAGACATCGCGGACAACCGGCGCGCGGTTCATTCATTATACCTTGGACCGCAAGGGCTTGAATCCCCTGCGGGACTTGTGGACCCTTGTTGATCTGACGAGGCTTTTTAAAAAGGAAAGGCCGGAGATGCTCTTCGCCTCCACCATAAAACCTGTCATTTACGGCTGCATGGCCGCCCGGCTTGCGCGCGTGCCGCATATTTACGCGGCCATTACCGGGCTTGGCTACGCGTTTGAGGCGGACAATTTTTTTAAAAAATGCGTCAATCAGCTCGGCGTGCGCCTTTACCGTCTTGCGCTTCGCGGCGCGGAAGGCGTCTTTTTTCAAAATCAGGATGATGTGGCTGAATTCCGCCGGCTCGACATCCTTGCGTCCGGTGCTCGTGTGCTTATGTCGCGCGGTACGGGAGTGGATATACAACGTTTTGCGCAGGCGCCGCAGCCGCCCTTGCCACCGATTTTTTTGTTGATTGGGCGTTTGCTGGAAGCCAAGGGCTTGTCGGAATATGCAGACGCAGCCAGCGTTCTGAAAGCCCGTTATCCAACAGTCCGTTTTCAGGTGCTGGGACCGCCGGAACAGGGTCTCGGCAGCGTGAGTTTAGCGCGGATGCGCGCTTGGGAGGAGGCGGGGGATCTGGAATATCTGGGTGAAACAGCAGACGTACGTCCATATATAGCCGCCGCGCATGTTCTGGTCTTGCCTTCCTGGCGGGAAGGCACGCCCACATCCATTATGGAGGGGATGAGCATGGGCCGTCCTGCTGTTGTGACAGACGCTCCCGGTTGCCGGGAGGTGGTGCGGGACGGCATAAATGGCCGTTTGACACCCCTGCGGGATCCTGAAGCGCTGGCGCGTGCCATGGAGACATATATTCTGTATCCTGAAAACATTGTCCGCATGGGCGCGACCGGCCGTGCAATGGCCGTTCAGGAGTTTGATGCGGAAAAAGTGGCGGCGCGCATGTTGTGTGATATGAACGTCAATGCCGGAGTAACGTCGTGA
- a CDS encoding DUF4198 domain-containing protein, with translation MWKIFYSILSLVLFCAAQAEAHFGMVIPSAATITEKKDANLKIDLAFAHPMEMKGMDMAAPKAFTVTVDGRTEDVRYLLKPSVILGHKAWQAAYAVKKPGVYQFAVAQAPYFEPAEDTYIVHYTKTVTAAFGGEDGWNEPLGLKTEIVPLTRPFGNYAGNIFRGQVLLNGKPAPNTDVEVEFWNTDGRRTAPNEYFLTQIVRTDQNGVFAFGVPWAGWWGFAALSTADEKLDYKGEQKPIELGAVLWTEFVAPRTK, from the coding sequence ATGTGGAAAATTTTTTACTCAATCCTGTCGCTGGTTTTGTTTTGCGCCGCGCAGGCCGAGGCGCACTTCGGCATGGTTATCCCTTCTGCCGCTACGATAACGGAAAAAAAGGACGCGAATTTGAAAATTGACCTCGCCTTTGCCCACCCCATGGAAATGAAGGGCATGGACATGGCGGCACCAAAGGCCTTTACCGTGACCGTGGACGGCAGAACAGAAGACGTCAGATACTTGCTCAAGCCCTCCGTCATTTTGGGTCACAAGGCCTGGCAGGCCGCGTATGCCGTTAAAAAACCCGGCGTCTACCAGTTCGCCGTAGCACAGGCGCCCTATTTTGAGCCGGCCGAAGACACATATATCGTTCACTACACCAAAACCGTGACGGCGGCCTTTGGCGGCGAGGACGGCTGGAATGAGCCCTTGGGGCTGAAAACGGAAATCGTGCCGCTGACCAGACCTTTCGGCAATTATGCCGGAAACATTTTTCGCGGGCAGGTGCTGTTGAACGGCAAACCAGCTCCCAATACGGATGTGGAAGTAGAATTCTGGAATACAGATGGTCGCCGTACGGCTCCCAATGAATATTTTCTCACCCAGATAGTCAGGACAGATCAGAACGGCGTTTTTGCCTTCGGCGTGCCTTGGGCCGGCTGGTGGGGTTTTGCAGCTTTGAGCACGGCTGATGAAAAACTGGATTACAAGGGCGAACAAAAGCCCATTGAACTCGGCGCCGTGTTATGGACGGAGTTTGTCGCGCCAAGGACAAAGTGA
- a CDS encoding cobalamin biosynthesis protein CbiL gives MKLIQFCLVSVFLAILLAPSSAVAHRVNIFAWLEGDDVAVECGFSRDSPVRNGRITVFDAKSGKELLQGATDKKGHFRFPVPQSVRRNAHGLRIRVNAGEGHQSEWLIAADELMLSGDVPDARTQPSATEASLLSTSGDGVTQEAVRRIVNEVLDTKLAPIRRDLAAASEPGIQEIIGCVGWLLGLAGIAFYFKGRRG, from the coding sequence ATGAAACTCATCCAATTTTGTCTTGTTTCTGTGTTCCTTGCAATATTGCTCGCGCCGTCGTCCGCAGTTGCCCATCGCGTCAATATCTTCGCCTGGCTGGAGGGCGACGACGTGGCTGTAGAATGCGGCTTCAGCCGGGATTCGCCTGTCAGGAATGGGCGCATTACGGTGTTTGACGCGAAAAGCGGCAAAGAGCTTTTACAGGGCGCTACCGACAAAAAGGGACATTTCCGTTTCCCCGTGCCTCAAAGCGTCCGTCGCAACGCCCACGGTTTGCGCATACGCGTCAACGCCGGCGAAGGGCATCAGAGTGAATGGCTTATAGCTGCTGATGAATTGATGCTTTCCGGTGATGTTCCCGACGCGCGAACACAGCCCTCAGCAACAGAAGCATCTCTCCTGTCCACGTCGGGCGACGGCGTCACGCAGGAAGCTGTACGACGCATTGTCAATGAGGTGCTGGACACTAAACTTGCTCCAATACGACGCGATTTGGCAGCCGCATCAGAGCCGGGCATTCAGGAAATCATCGGCTGCGTCGGCTGGCTTCTGGGGCTTGCCGGTATAGCTTTTTACTTCAAAGGGCGGCGCGGCTAA
- a CDS encoding sugar transferase, with amino-acid sequence MISIYRRAVLQALDIFCLLLALFVAGLATIEPDLRVFHDYTGASLFTVFFYMLFFYILDAYSVGLEDFKETIGRVLLACVLGIISSSTASYSFQHWRFDRETLLALFALSFCFALGWRWLYHRNADKLTHPLRVLLVGVDRAGKVRRLLAEGFPNAQIIGYAGEPDQGPDTGHCLGPIFKSLEIAEKNYVTMIVLLPDAPIDDESAHELLEAKLWGRMVVDIRTFYEKVAQRLPLSQINDEWLLQTEGFSLNTRGSLRRFKRALDMLISLVLLIPAAPVMLITAVIVRLESPGPVIYRQERVGLHEKEFTVYKFRSMCADAEKNGAVWAGANDSRVTCFGRLIRKVRIDELPQIWNILKGDMSFIGPRPERMPFVQKLKGNIPYYSLRHTVKPGLTGWAQVCCPYGASEEDARRKLEYDLYYVKNMSILLDVHIIFKTVGVVLFPKGAR; translated from the coding sequence GTGATCAGCATATATCGAAGAGCGGTTTTGCAGGCACTGGATATTTTTTGTCTGCTGCTCGCGCTTTTTGTGGCGGGCCTGGCCACCATAGAGCCGGATTTAAGGGTCTTTCACGATTACACCGGCGCGTCGTTGTTCACTGTTTTTTTCTACATGCTCTTTTTCTATATTCTGGATGCTTACAGCGTCGGTTTGGAAGATTTCAAAGAAACAATTGGTCGGGTGCTGCTGGCCTGTGTGCTCGGCATCATTTCTTCCAGCACAGCCTCCTATTCTTTCCAGCACTGGCGCTTTGACCGCGAAACCCTCTTGGCGCTCTTTGCCCTTTCTTTCTGTTTTGCACTCGGCTGGCGATGGTTATACCACCGTAATGCGGACAAGCTGACGCATCCGCTCCGCGTTCTGCTGGTGGGCGTGGACCGCGCCGGCAAAGTGCGCAGACTGCTTGCCGAGGGTTTTCCCAATGCGCAGATCATCGGGTATGCGGGTGAGCCGGATCAGGGGCCGGACACAGGCCATTGTCTTGGCCCCATATTTAAATCACTTGAAATTGCTGAAAAAAATTATGTAACCATGATTGTTCTGCTGCCGGACGCCCCCATTGACGACGAGAGCGCCCACGAACTGCTGGAAGCCAAATTGTGGGGCAGAATGGTGGTGGACATACGCACGTTTTATGAAAAGGTGGCACAGCGCCTGCCGCTTTCACAAATCAATGATGAATGGCTGTTGCAAACGGAAGGCTTTTCGTTGAACACGCGAGGATCGCTCAGACGCTTCAAACGGGCGCTGGACATGCTGATTTCTCTTGTTCTTCTGATTCCGGCAGCCCCTGTGATGCTGATTACAGCAGTTATTGTGCGCCTTGAATCGCCCGGACCGGTTATTTACCGTCAGGAACGCGTGGGGCTGCACGAAAAGGAATTCACGGTTTACAAATTTCGATCCATGTGCGCCGACGCCGAAAAAAACGGCGCTGTCTGGGCCGGCGCCAATGACAGTCGGGTGACGTGTTTCGGCAGATTGATCCGCAAAGTGCGCATTGACGAGCTTCCCCAGATATGGAACATACTCAAAGGAGACATGAGCTTTATAGGTCCGCGGCCGGAACGTATGCCCTTTGTGCAAAAACTAAAGGGGAACATTCCTTATTACAGCCTGCGGCACACCGTCAAACCTGGCCTCACGGGATGGGCGCAGGTTTGCTGCCCTTACGGAGCGTCTGAAGAAGACGCCCGCCGCAAGCTTGAATACGATCTCTATTATGTAAAAAATATGTCCATTCTGCTGGACGTGCACATTATTTTCAAAACGGTGGGTGTTGTGCTGTTTCCCAAGGGAGCGAGGTGA
- a CDS encoding nucleotide exchange factor GrpE, producing the protein MHRHKISTNEYPHKEPDNNSRPETTDLFDSWTDPLADSWTKGDTTRDGEDCRDKQVLPDKTEEPPEDTKTLYKAEVEEMRLRSAAEMENFKKRLSREHQEQLRYAAETVLSDLLPTLDNLDLALQYGSQNETCRDMFQGVAMTHKLLLAAVTKHGLTPLGAEAEEFTPETHEAVGFENRPDLPAGVVSRVLQHGYKLGKRLLRPAKVMINQ; encoded by the coding sequence ATGCATCGCCACAAAATATCCACAAATGAATACCCGCACAAAGAACCAGACAACAATTCGCGGCCTGAAACTACGGATCTTTTTGATTCTTGGACAGATCCTCTTGCAGATTCCTGGACGAAGGGGGATACCACGCGAGACGGAGAAGATTGTCGTGACAAGCAGGTTCTTCCGGACAAAACGGAAGAGCCGCCAGAAGACACAAAAACGCTCTATAAGGCGGAAGTGGAAGAAATGCGCCTGCGCTCCGCCGCTGAAATGGAAAATTTTAAAAAGCGTCTGAGCCGCGAACATCAGGAACAATTGCGCTATGCGGCCGAAACGGTGTTAAGCGATCTTTTGCCTACCTTGGACAATTTGGATCTGGCGCTGCAATACGGCAGCCAAAATGAAACCTGCCGCGACATGTTTCAGGGCGTGGCCATGACGCATAAACTGCTGCTTGCTGCGGTGACAAAACACGGACTTACGCCGCTTGGCGCGGAAGCTGAGGAATTTACTCCGGAAACGCATGAAGCCGTGGGATTTGAAAACAGACCAGATCTCCCTGCCGGCGTTGTGTCGCGCGTGCTGCAGCACGGCTACAAGCTGGGCAAACGCCTGCTGCGCCCGGCCAAGGTAATGATCAATCAGTAG
- the mqnB gene encoding futalosine hydrolase, which produces MALLICAPTGKELNALLPNLTPEVGEEMCLLPVRLKKGGAFACATGVGPINAALALGKCLAEAEAGKTPIHAVLLAGLAGAFDLDRLPLRALCLVREEIWPEYGLHDGTSVTAKAFSFPLWQRYTKDGGDVYDRLPLDTPAALSLSTAGLAGMLTECVSLTVAGVSSAFVRARDLVQRHHADLENMEGFAVAYACARGGIPCVELRSVSNKVGPRAKDEKDFHGALQSLARVLPGLNLI; this is translated from the coding sequence GTGGCACTGCTGATCTGCGCCCCAACAGGCAAGGAACTCAACGCTCTATTGCCGAACCTCACGCCTGAAGTCGGCGAAGAAATGTGTCTTTTGCCCGTACGCCTGAAAAAAGGCGGAGCTTTTGCCTGCGCAACCGGCGTAGGGCCGATAAACGCTGCCCTTGCGCTCGGCAAATGCCTTGCTGAAGCCGAAGCAGGCAAAACACCCATACACGCTGTGCTGCTGGCAGGGCTAGCCGGCGCGTTTGATCTTGATCGGCTGCCGCTACGCGCTCTCTGTCTGGTGCGAGAAGAAATCTGGCCGGAATACGGGCTGCACGACGGCACAAGCGTCACGGCAAAGGCGTTCAGTTTTCCTCTCTGGCAACGGTATACCAAAGACGGCGGCGATGTGTACGACAGGCTGCCGCTCGACACGCCTGCCGCGCTGAGCCTGTCAACAGCAGGACTGGCCGGAATGCTGACGGAATGTGTGTCGTTGACCGTGGCCGGCGTCAGCTCCGCGTTTGTACGGGCAAGAGATCTGGTGCAGCGGCATCATGCGGATCTGGAAAATATGGAAGGTTTTGCCGTGGCCTATGCCTGCGCACGCGGCGGCATCCCCTGCGTGGAACTGCGCAGCGTGTCAAATAAAGTCGGCCCGCGCGCAAAAGATGAAAAAGATTTCCACGGCGCGCTGCAGAGTCTTGCACGTGTGCTGCCGGGCCTGAACCTGATCTGA
- a CDS encoding AIR synthase-related protein — MLYRIEVGPQSYVDDTQGRKTALQLQKALNLTVDSVHSIKVFTMDGLDREQVSRLLDEGILHDPILQRAAIDVLEPFDPAPDWFVEVGFRPGVTDNEARTARDTAALVLGIPRENINVYTAVQYRVRNDPAAPLNRNQVENASRGLLCNTLIQRSRIKSLEQWQAEPGFTPEAARVTGQTDDTVTTVPLSVMDDAAMMNASRENTWALNLDELRRIRDAFNTPAEQTRRAALRLPSDPTDVEMEVLAQTWSEHCKHKIFAARIAYENRETGLNEDVDNLYKTCIRDATALLRERMGENDYCKSVFKDNAGVVAFINGYDACIKVETHNSPSALDPYGGALTGIVGVNRDPMGTGLGAELVCNTDVFCFASPFHDTVLPPRLLHPRRVLVGVCKGVEHGGNKSGIPTVNGSLVFDERYLGKPLVFCGTVGIIPAEINGRPGWQKKARAGDIIVMTGGRIGKDGIHGATFSSEELHESSPATAVQIGDPITQRKMYDFILAARDLGLYTAITDNGAGGLSSSVGEMAEATGGCVLDISKAPLKYDGLRPWEILLSEAQERMTLSVPPDKLDEFLQLAAHMDVEATALGHFTDSGFFEVRSKERLVASLPMPFMHDGVPQLELEAVWQTPSVRDICVETTGMAEGSFLRRMLGRLNICSKEYIVRQYDHEVRGGSVIKPLVGVLCDGPSDAAVLRPLLESDAGIVVAHGICPKFSDYDTYWMMANAIDEAIRNAVAVGGNPDALAGVDNFCWCDPVTSEKNPDGRFKLAQLVRACKALRHFSLAFGLPCISGKDSMKNDYTGGGERISIPPTVLFSVLGVMNNVTCAQSSDFKQKGEHIYLLGGTWRDMAGSEAAGELGLAGGSIPHVDAGTALHRYRAVHSLMSKRAVAACHDCSDGGLAVALAEMCIGGRLGADVDINAVPSMEAMTRTELLYSESASRLLVSVRPDLAPLLDVVCHGQLCRRIGTVTGDGQVTLRSRDSVFLRENVEDLARAFRQTLDW; from the coding sequence ATGCTTTACCGTATCGAAGTCGGGCCGCAGTCTTACGTGGATGATACCCAAGGCCGAAAAACGGCCCTGCAGCTGCAAAAAGCGTTGAACCTCACGGTGGACTCTGTGCACAGCATCAAAGTTTTTACCATGGACGGCCTTGACAGGGAGCAGGTCTCGCGCTTGCTGGACGAAGGCATTCTGCACGACCCCATTCTGCAACGCGCGGCCATTGACGTTCTTGAACCGTTTGACCCAGCGCCCGACTGGTTTGTGGAAGTGGGTTTTCGCCCCGGCGTCACGGACAACGAAGCCCGCACAGCCCGCGACACCGCAGCTCTTGTGCTCGGCATCCCGCGCGAAAATATTAATGTATACACTGCTGTTCAGTACCGTGTCCGCAACGACCCCGCTGCTCCCCTGAACCGCAATCAGGTGGAAAACGCCAGCCGCGGCCTGCTCTGCAACACATTGATCCAGAGAAGCAGAATCAAAAGTCTTGAACAGTGGCAGGCCGAACCTGGTTTTACGCCTGAAGCCGCCAGAGTCACGGGACAAACCGACGACACAGTCACAACCGTACCGCTTTCCGTCATGGACGACGCAGCCATGATGAACGCAAGCCGTGAAAACACCTGGGCGCTGAACCTTGACGAACTGCGCCGCATCCGCGATGCTTTCAATACGCCTGCGGAACAGACCCGGCGTGCAGCGCTTCGTCTGCCGTCAGACCCGACGGATGTGGAAATGGAAGTGCTGGCTCAAACTTGGTCCGAACACTGCAAACACAAAATTTTTGCCGCGCGCATCGCCTACGAAAACAGGGAAACAGGCTTGAACGAAGATGTGGACAATTTGTACAAAACCTGCATCCGCGATGCAACCGCGCTTTTGCGCGAACGCATGGGCGAAAACGATTACTGCAAATCCGTGTTCAAAGACAACGCGGGAGTTGTTGCCTTTATTAACGGCTACGACGCCTGCATCAAAGTGGAGACGCACAACAGCCCTTCTGCGCTTGACCCTTATGGCGGCGCGTTGACCGGCATTGTCGGCGTCAACCGAGACCCCATGGGAACCGGCCTCGGGGCGGAACTGGTCTGCAATACAGATGTCTTCTGTTTTGCCTCGCCTTTTCATGACACGGTCCTGCCGCCGCGTCTGCTGCACCCGCGCCGTGTGCTGGTGGGCGTATGCAAGGGCGTGGAGCACGGCGGCAACAAATCAGGAATTCCCACCGTCAACGGCTCACTTGTATTTGACGAGCGCTACCTCGGCAAACCCTTGGTGTTTTGCGGAACTGTGGGCATTATTCCCGCAGAAATCAACGGCCGCCCCGGCTGGCAAAAAAAGGCCCGTGCGGGCGACATCATTGTGATGACTGGCGGCCGCATCGGCAAAGACGGCATCCATGGGGCTACCTTTTCCTCTGAAGAATTGCACGAGAGTTCGCCGGCAACAGCCGTACAGATAGGCGACCCCATCACACAGCGCAAAATGTACGACTTTATTCTGGCCGCACGCGATCTCGGCTTGTATACGGCCATAACGGACAACGGCGCGGGCGGCCTTTCATCTTCTGTGGGCGAAATGGCGGAAGCCACAGGCGGCTGTGTTCTGGACATCAGCAAGGCTCCGCTGAAATACGACGGCCTTAGACCTTGGGAAATACTGCTTTCCGAGGCCCAGGAACGCATGACGCTTTCTGTGCCGCCGGACAAGCTCGACGAATTTCTGCAACTGGCCGCCCACATGGATGTGGAGGCTACTGCGCTGGGGCATTTTACAGACTCAGGTTTTTTTGAAGTGCGCAGCAAAGAACGCCTTGTCGCCTCCCTGCCCATGCCGTTCATGCACGACGGCGTGCCGCAGCTTGAGCTTGAGGCCGTATGGCAAACGCCCAGTGTGCGGGACATTTGCGTGGAAACAACAGGCATGGCGGAAGGCTCATTTTTGCGGCGCATGCTCGGCCGCCTGAATATCTGCTCCAAGGAATATATTGTCCGCCAGTATGACCATGAGGTACGCGGCGGCAGCGTTATCAAGCCTCTTGTCGGCGTGCTGTGCGATGGCCCGTCCGACGCGGCCGTGCTGCGCCCCCTACTTGAGTCGGACGCGGGCATCGTCGTCGCCCACGGCATCTGCCCCAAATTCAGCGATTACGACACCTACTGGATGATGGCCAACGCCATTGATGAAGCCATACGCAACGCCGTGGCCGTGGGCGGCAACCCCGATGCGTTGGCTGGCGTGGACAATTTTTGCTGGTGCGATCCTGTGACGAGCGAAAAAAACCCGGACGGCCGCTTCAAACTGGCCCAGCTGGTACGCGCCTGCAAAGCTTTGAGACATTTTTCGCTCGCGTTCGGCCTGCCATGCATTTCCGGCAAGGATTCTATGAAAAACGATTACACCGGCGGCGGAGAACGTATTTCCATTCCGCCGACAGTGCTGTTTTCCGTTCTGGGCGTCATGAACAACGTCACCTGCGCCCAAAGCTCTGATTTCAAGCAGAAAGGCGAGCATATCTATCTTTTGGGCGGAACCTGGCGCGACATGGCGGGCAGCGAGGCGGCCGGCGAACTGGGCCTTGCTGGCGGCAGCATACCGCATGTTGATGCCGGCACAGCCCTGCACCGCTATCGTGCCGTACACTCCCTCATGTCAAAACGCGCCGTCGCCGCCTGCCACGACTGTTCTGACGGCGGTCTGGCCGTAGCGCTGGCGGAGATGTGCATCGGCGGGCGCCTTGGCGCCGATGTGGATATCAACGCCGTGCCATCTATGGAAGCAATGACGCGCACAGAACTGCTGTACAGCGAATCCGCGAGCCGCCTGCTTGTCAGCGTGCGCCCCGATCTGGCGCCCCTGCTCGACGTTGTATGTCACGGGCAGTTGTGCCGCCGCATCGGCACTGTCACCGGCGACGGACAGGTAACCCTCAGAAGCAGAGACAGCGTTTTTCTGCGGGAAAATGTGGAGGATCTGGCTCGCGCGTTCAGGCAAACGCTTGACTGGTAA
- the cbiM gene encoding cobalt transporter CbiM, which yields MHIADGVLSPAVLGTGAALAAVGTAVGLRRLDYDRLMTVAMLSAAFLVASLVHVPVGFSSMHLILNGLLGVLLGFAAFPAILAALALQALLFQYGGLTILGVNTFCMAFSGVLAGYCFKAVARICPGPKGQKAAAFCGGALGVALAGLFTASALAFSDEGFITTAQLLFLTHLPVMLVEGIITMFMVSFIARVRPEMLHWR from the coding sequence ATGCATATTGCGGATGGTGTCCTTTCCCCGGCCGTGCTCGGCACGGGTGCCGCGCTGGCGGCGGTGGGCACGGCCGTGGGCCTTCGCAGGCTTGATTATGACCGGCTTATGACGGTCGCCATGTTGTCAGCCGCTTTTCTTGTGGCCTCGCTTGTGCATGTGCCTGTCGGTTTCTCAAGCATGCATTTGATTTTGAACGGACTGTTGGGCGTATTGCTCGGCTTTGCGGCATTTCCCGCCATTCTTGCAGCGCTTGCATTGCAGGCTCTTCTTTTTCAGTATGGCGGCCTGACCATACTGGGCGTTAATACGTTTTGCATGGCTTTTTCCGGCGTACTGGCAGGGTATTGTTTCAAGGCAGTTGCGCGCATCTGCCCGGGACCAAAAGGTCAAAAGGCCGCGGCCTTTTGCGGCGGCGCGCTGGGGGTTGCGCTGGCCGGCCTGTTTACTGCCTCGGCGCTGGCTTTCAGCGATGAGGGCTTTATCACGACGGCGCAACTTTTGTTTTTGACGCATCTGCCCGTTATGCTGGTGGAGGGAATAATCACCATGTTCATGGTTTCGTTTATCGCGCGTGTTCGTCCTGAAATGCTTCACTGGCGCTGA
- a CDS encoding polyprenyl synthetase family protein, with amino-acid sequence MKTLKAHLAKELPRINTALDKAVQDLPEPVRPVARHILDAGGKRLRPLLTLLTARLFDCAAENIDRLAVTIEMLHAATLLHDDVLDNAQRRRGAPAAHILYDVPAVILAGDALLAHANALVADFGDTRLTRCFSAATSRTAAGEILEITVKGRTDISDDDYENIVRGKTAWLIRASCEMGALAAGADDAYVDAAATYGENLGMAFQLVDDALDLTPTCVTGKPTGGDMREGKLTPPLRIYRLHLPPEEQAAFDAAFTCGLITEHDAETIAEHICAAGYETQSLLQADKYLHAARTALEALPDRPEREILRRMTDYVRDRKK; translated from the coding sequence ATGAAAACACTGAAAGCACATCTTGCCAAAGAGCTGCCGCGTATCAACACGGCGCTCGACAAGGCCGTACAGGATCTGCCGGAACCTGTGCGCCCTGTGGCGCGGCATATTCTTGACGCCGGCGGCAAACGTCTACGCCCTCTGCTCACGCTTCTTACAGCGCGCCTGTTCGACTGCGCGGCGGAAAACATTGACAGGCTTGCCGTGACAATAGAAATGCTGCACGCTGCCACGCTGTTGCACGACGACGTGCTTGACAACGCTCAAAGACGCCGCGGCGCGCCGGCCGCCCATATTTTATATGACGTGCCTGCCGTCATACTGGCCGGGGACGCCTTGCTTGCGCACGCAAACGCTCTGGTGGCCGACTTCGGCGACACGCGTTTGACGCGCTGCTTTTCCGCGGCCACCAGCCGCACGGCCGCCGGCGAAATTTTGGAAATTACAGTCAAAGGCCGTACGGATATTTCCGACGACGACTATGAAAATATCGTGCGCGGCAAAACGGCGTGGCTCATCCGCGCCTCCTGTGAAATGGGAGCGCTCGCCGCCGGAGCTGACGACGCCTATGTTGACGCCGCCGCAACATATGGCGAAAATCTGGGCATGGCTTTTCAACTGGTAGACGACGCGCTTGATCTCACGCCGACCTGCGTGACCGGCAAGCCGACAGGCGGCGATATGCGCGAGGGGAAACTGACCCCGCCGTTGCGGATCTACCGGCTGCACCTGCCCCCGGAAGAACAGGCCGCTTTTGACGCAGCTTTCACATGCGGGCTGATAACGGAGCACGACGCAGAAACTATTGCCGAACACATTTGCGCGGCGGGCTATGAAACGCAATCGCTTCTGCAGGCGGACAAATATCTGCACGCAGCGCGCACAGCGCTGGAAGCCCTGCCGGACAGGCCGGAACGCGAGATATTGCGCCGGATGACCGATTATGTACGCGACAGGAAAAAGTGA